The segment GGCCGGGCGCAGCTCACCTCGTGACGGGCCTCTACGACGCACGGCTCGACCATATGCCCGTGCTGGCAATCTGCGGGCAGCAGGCGCGGGCCGGACTCGGCTCGCATTATCAGCAGGAAATCGACATCGCGGCCATGCTCAAGGACGTAGCGGGCTCGTATGTGCAGCAAGCGAGCGTGCCCGCGCAGGTGCGGCACATGGTCGACCGCGCGGTGCGGATCGCGTTGGCCGAGCGCAAGGTGACGGCCATCGTATTGCCGAACGATCTGCAGGAACTCGAGTTTTCTCCGCCACCGCGCAAGCATGGAACCGCGCATTCGGGCGTAGGCTATGCGCGCCCGCGCATCGTGCCCGCGGCCGCCGACCTCGCGCGCGCGGCCGAGGTGCTCAATGCCGGTAGCCGGGTGGCGATCCTCGTCGGAGCCGGCGCACTGGGCGCGACGGACGAGGTCATTGCCGTGGCGGAAAAGCTCGGTGCCGGCGTGGCCAAGGCGCTGCTCGGCAAGGCCGTGGTGCCCGATGAATATCCATGGGTCACGGGCTCCATCGGCCTGCTCGGAACAAAGCCGAGCTGGGAGCTGATGACGAGCTGCGATACGTTCCTGATGATCGGTTCCGGATTTCCCTATTCCGAATTCCTGCCGAAGGAGGGGCAGGCGCGCGGCGTGCAGATCGACCTCGATGCGGGCATGCTGAGCTTGCGCTACCCGATGGAAGTGAGCCTGGTTGGCGACGCGTGCGAGACGTTGCAGGCACTACTGCCGCTGCTCGATCAGAAAAGCGACGATGCGTGGCGCAGAAAAATCGGCGGCTGGACGCAGGAGTGGTGGGATACGCTTGAAAAGCGCGCACTGCAGACGGGCAGAAACGGTGTGAATCCGCAGCGCGTATTCACGGAGCTTTCGCCGCGTCTGCCGCACGACGTGATTTTGACGAGCGATTCCGGATCGTGCGCGAATTGGTACGCGCGAGACTTGAAGATCCGGCGCGGCATGATGTGCTCGCTTTCCGGGGGGCTCGCCTCGATGGGGGCCGCCGTGCCGTACGCGATCGCTGCGAAGTTCACGCATCCGGGCAGACCGGTGATTGCATTCGTGGGCGATGGCGCCATGCAGATGAACAACATGGCCGAGTTGATCACGGTTGCGAAGTATTGGCACCGCTGGCCCGACCCGCGCTGGATCTGCATGGTCCTCAACAACGAGGATCTGAATCAGGTCACGTGGGAGCAGCGCGTAATGGAGGGCGACCCCAAGTTCAACTCGTCGCAGGAACTGCCGAATGTGCCGTTTCATCGATTCGCCGAATTGATCGGGCTCAAGGGCATGTATGTCGACGACGCCGAGCAGCTTGGAGCGGCGTGGGACGAGGCTTTGGCGGCGCGCGAGCCCGTGGTGCTCGAAGTCAGGAGCGACCCGGAAGTGCCGCCGCTGCCACCGCATGTCACGCTCGATCAGGCGCGCCATTTCATGCGCACGCTCATGCAAGGCGATCCGCGGGAGGGCAGCGTGATCGTCAATACGGCGAAGCAGGTCATGGCTTCCGTGCTGCCCGGGAGGAAGGAGTAACGATCCGGATCGGGGCTGAGTGCGCCGCCCGCGCGGGCGGCGTCGGGGGGCGTCTTCGGTCTTCGAAGCGGCACTATGGCGAGCGGCGCAAGCGACCCCGTGTCAACAACGCGACGAGCGCGATCGCCACGGTGGCGCCGAGCACCGTGCCGCGATGCATGTCGAGCCACAGCGCGGCGCTGTGTTTTTTCGTTTGCTTCTCGAACGGCCCACGCAAGCGGTGCGCGCCGGGCACCGGATGCCACAAATTGTCCGGCTTGAGCGGATCGGCCGGCTCGTCTCGCTGCTGAGCGCCGTATGCGGTGCGCGCAAGATAACGATCGAGGCAGCCGGGCGCCAGTTTATTGGCCAGGATCGCTTTTATCGACGATGTACCCACTTGCATCTCCCGTCGCGGATGCAAGGCCGACCAGACGATCGCCTCGGCCGCGACCTCGGGCTCGTACACCGGAGGCAAAGGGCGCGGGGCGCCTGGCATCCGGCATGCGGCCCACTCGAATTGCGGCGTATTGAGCGCCGGCATCTGCAGCATCGTGATGGCGATGCGGCTTTTCGCGTGCATCAATTCGCAACGCAACGCATCCGTAAAGCCCCGGATCGCGTGCTTCGCACCGCAGTAGGCCGACTGCAGCGGCACCGAGCGGTAGGCGAGCGCCGAGCCCACTTGGACGATGACGCCGCGATCGCGCACGCTCATTCGCTTTAGCGCCGCCATCGTGCCCCAGACGAAGCCGAGGTAGGTGACCTCCGTCACGCGCGCGAATTCGGCGGGCGTCATCCGGGCGACTGGCGCGAATATCGTCACCATCGCGTTGTTGACCCACACGTCGATCGGCCCCAACGCCGCCTCCACTTTCGCCGCGGCGGCATCGAC is part of the Trinickia caryophylli genome and harbors:
- a CDS encoding thiamine pyrophosphate-requiring protein, translating into MAQTVGDFIVERLHQWGVRRMYGYPGDGINGLFGALNRAEGKIEFVQARHEEMAAFMASAHAKFSGELGVCVATSGPGAAHLVTGLYDARLDHMPVLAICGQQARAGLGSHYQQEIDIAAMLKDVAGSYVQQASVPAQVRHMVDRAVRIALAERKVTAIVLPNDLQELEFSPPPRKHGTAHSGVGYARPRIVPAAADLARAAEVLNAGSRVAILVGAGALGATDEVIAVAEKLGAGVAKALLGKAVVPDEYPWVTGSIGLLGTKPSWELMTSCDTFLMIGSGFPYSEFLPKEGQARGVQIDLDAGMLSLRYPMEVSLVGDACETLQALLPLLDQKSDDAWRRKIGGWTQEWWDTLEKRALQTGRNGVNPQRVFTELSPRLPHDVILTSDSGSCANWYARDLKIRRGMMCSLSGGLASMGAAVPYAIAAKFTHPGRPVIAFVGDGAMQMNNMAELITVAKYWHRWPDPRWICMVLNNEDLNQVTWEQRVMEGDPKFNSSQELPNVPFHRFAELIGLKGMYVDDAEQLGAAWDEALAAREPVVLEVRSDPEVPPLPPHVTLDQARHFMRTLMQGDPREGSVIVNTAKQVMASVLPGRKE
- a CDS encoding SDR family oxidoreductase, whose product is MVRPKVVVITGASAGVGCAAALAFARTGADVALLARDAEALDTVARGVRALGAQALPIAVDVSDAEAVDAAAAKVEAALGPIDVWVNNAMVTIFAPVARMTPAEFARVTEVTYLGFVWGTMAALKRMSVRDRGVIVQVGSALAYRSVPLQSAYCGAKHAIRGFTDALRCELMHAKSRIAITMLQMPALNTPQFEWAACRMPGAPRPLPPVYEPEVAAEAIVWSALHPRREMQVGTSSIKAILANKLAPGCLDRYLARTAYGAQQRDEPADPLKPDNLWHPVPGAHRLRGPFEKQTKKHSAALWLDMHRGTVLGATVAIALVALLTRGRLRRSP